From one Nitrosococcus halophilus Nc 4 genomic stretch:
- a CDS encoding DUF29 domain-containing protein, translated as MTDPTQDYYAWTQETIEKLRQGKLSEVDVNDLIEELEDMGASERRATESRLEVLLAHLLKWQYQPERRGKSWRLTIEEQRLRVQDRLEESPSLGPVIHEKLPKIYRRAVLMAARETNKEKNDFPAQCPWSMDEMLDDCFWPG; from the coding sequence ATGACAGATCCCACCCAAGATTATTACGCCTGGACTCAAGAGACCATCGAAAAGCTACGCCAAGGAAAGCTGAGCGAGGTAGACGTGAATGACTTGATCGAGGAGCTTGAGGATATGGGGGCCAGTGAGCGACGGGCCACCGAGAGCCGTCTTGAAGTGCTGCTGGCGCATTTGCTCAAGTGGCAATACCAGCCTGAACGACGAGGTAAAAGCTGGCGGCTGACAATTGAAGAGCAGCGTCTACGAGTACAGGATCGACTTGAAGAGAGTCCCAGTCTCGGGCCTGTCATCCATGAGAAGCTGCCAAAAATCTATCGGCGAGCAGTGTTGATGGCCGCCCGTGAAACCAATAAGGAGAAAAATGATTTTCCCGCTCAATGTCCTTGGTCAATGGATGAAATGCTAGATGATTGTTTTTGGCCAGGATAA
- the mnhG gene encoding monovalent cation/H(+) antiporter subunit G has protein sequence MTSLMSLSHWLGATFILSGVLFFVVGTIGLLRFPDIYSRLHALTKADNLGLGLVIAGLVLQAETLTGALKLILIWLLVIASSATTSFLIARAALNRGIQPRSKP, from the coding sequence ATGACTAGCCTGATGTCCCTCAGCCATTGGCTAGGCGCTACCTTTATCCTATCTGGGGTCCTCTTTTTTGTCGTGGGCACGATTGGTTTGTTGCGGTTTCCCGACATCTATAGCCGCCTCCATGCCCTCACCAAAGCGGATAACCTGGGCCTTGGGCTGGTCATCGCCGGTCTGGTACTACAGGCTGAAACTTTAACTGGCGCGCTCAAATTGATTTTAATTTGGCTATTGGTAATCGCCTCTAGCGCCACCACCAGCTTTCTCATTGCGCGAGCCGCATTAAACCGAGGTATCCAGCCCAGGAGCAAACCATGA
- a CDS encoding Na(+)/H(+) antiporter subunit B: MSFLQWSIDGLLALTLLWLAWQLLTHPDLFRAIVLFIAFGLIMALVWVRLAAIDIALAEAVIGAGLSGTALLVTLRRMGERQPQQRDSELHHDPEA, encoded by the coding sequence ATGAGCTTCTTGCAGTGGAGCATTGATGGACTGCTGGCACTCACCCTGCTCTGGCTGGCTTGGCAATTGCTCACCCATCCGGATCTGTTCCGGGCCATCGTGTTGTTTATCGCCTTTGGCCTCATCATGGCATTGGTCTGGGTTCGGCTGGCCGCTATTGATATCGCCCTAGCGGAGGCGGTTATCGGCGCGGGTCTGTCAGGCACCGCCTTGCTGGTCACCTTGCGCCGAATGGGCGAGCGACAACCCCAGCAAAGGGACTCAGAACTTCACCATGACCCCGAAGCCTAG
- a CDS encoding universal stress protein → MKQIKSILLALDGKYHRQALIAQVAAVAGEGGAQATLLSVLESPPSKQEVGIEPSELQRLMTEDRVEQLKDIASELEKHGLQVTVKVSQGKAFMEIIREALKGNYDLVMKPAESESTTRSILFGSTDMQLLRMCPSPMWVIKPTHHTQMGKIMIAVDLLPFDEEKSALADKVIQWGKVIAHLANAELHVLHVWELYGETTLRGRTVLADTVDNLVREEERRHRQWLDEALSRNGVEQKQVQIHFYKGEAKKLIPTVANRTDSDLLIMGTVGRTGIPGFFIGNTADSVLHQVDCSILAIKPDGFVTPVKVDR, encoded by the coding sequence ATGAAACAAATTAAGAGCATCCTTTTAGCCCTGGACGGCAAATATCACCGGCAGGCATTGATAGCCCAGGTGGCAGCGGTGGCTGGAGAGGGTGGTGCCCAGGCAACTTTATTGAGCGTTTTGGAATCGCCGCCAAGCAAGCAGGAGGTGGGAATAGAACCGTCGGAACTCCAGCGGCTGATGACCGAAGATCGAGTGGAGCAGTTAAAGGATATCGCCTCGGAACTTGAAAAGCATGGCCTTCAAGTCACTGTCAAGGTCTCCCAAGGGAAGGCCTTTATGGAAATCATTCGGGAAGCTTTGAAAGGAAATTATGATCTGGTCATGAAGCCCGCGGAGAGCGAGTCTACCACCAGGAGCATTTTGTTTGGCAGCACGGATATGCAGCTTTTGCGGATGTGTCCCTCTCCGATGTGGGTCATTAAACCGACTCACCATACGCAAATGGGCAAAATTATGATTGCCGTAGATTTGCTTCCTTTTGATGAAGAAAAAAGCGCGCTTGCTGACAAAGTGATTCAATGGGGGAAAGTGATTGCTCATTTGGCGAATGCCGAGCTTCACGTGCTTCATGTCTGGGAACTCTATGGGGAAACGACTTTGCGAGGAAGAACGGTTTTGGCGGATACCGTCGATAACCTGGTGCGAGAAGAGGAGCGGCGGCATCGCCAATGGCTGGATGAAGCACTTTCAAGAAATGGGGTAGAGCAGAAACAAGTGCAGATACATTTTTATAAAGGTGAGGCGAAAAAATTAATCCCTACCGTAGCCAATAGAACGGACAGTGATCTATTGATCATGGGGACTGTTGGGCGAACCGGGATACCGGGCTTTTTTATTGGCAATACCGCTGATTCGGTGCTTCACCAAGTGGACTGTTCAATTCTTGCCATCAAGCCGGACGGCTTTGTGACACCAGTGAAGGTCGATCGTTAA
- a CDS encoding complex I subunit 5 family protein, with protein METPNFSAHWPAWIMVLPLVGALLAFTVPRYKSLIGLVTAMGVLLLGIALTQQVLAEGPQRYPIGGWGAPLGIEFYIDGLSALMLLLAASVGVFTSLYGVGYFGSKEDPHHAHERDYFWPLWLFLWAALNGLFLTADVFNAYVTLELIGLASVALVGLSGQAAALGAAIRYLLVSLLGSLFYLLGVGLLYAGYHTVDMVSLGQLIQAGPLPGAALTMMGVGLLLKTALFPLHFWLPPAHANAPTPVSSVLSALVVKATFYLLLRLWFTVFPETTTAAAANLLGLLGAFAILWGSLQALQTQRLKLLVAYSTVAQLGYLFLVFPLTQETATAFTAWSGSLYHALAHGLAKGGMFLAAGTVLYALRHDRIQDLDGISQHLPVTLFAFGLAGVSLMGLPPSGGFLAKWSLLTAAIASDQWGWAFIIVLGGLLAAGYVFRVLARAFAQVPSTANYRPVPWFMEWSALLLALMAVVLGLIAQTPLTLIGIGAPVPDKELLL; from the coding sequence ATGGAAACCCCTAATTTCAGCGCCCACTGGCCAGCCTGGATCATGGTTCTGCCCCTGGTAGGGGCGCTCCTTGCCTTCACCGTGCCCCGCTACAAAAGCCTGATTGGCCTAGTGACCGCTATGGGTGTGCTGTTATTGGGGATTGCCCTCACTCAACAAGTGCTCGCAGAGGGCCCCCAGCGTTACCCTATCGGTGGTTGGGGAGCGCCCCTCGGCATTGAGTTCTATATAGATGGCTTGAGCGCACTCATGCTCCTTCTGGCGGCTTCGGTGGGAGTTTTTACCAGCCTCTATGGGGTAGGTTATTTTGGCTCGAAGGAAGATCCCCATCATGCCCATGAACGGGATTATTTCTGGCCCCTATGGCTGTTTCTATGGGCCGCCCTCAATGGCCTTTTTCTCACCGCCGATGTCTTTAATGCCTATGTCACCTTGGAGTTAATCGGCTTAGCCTCTGTTGCCCTGGTGGGCCTTTCAGGGCAGGCAGCAGCCCTAGGCGCCGCCATCCGTTATCTGCTGGTCAGCCTCCTAGGGTCCCTGTTTTATCTACTAGGCGTGGGTTTGCTCTATGCCGGCTACCATACGGTGGATATGGTTTCCCTGGGGCAGCTCATTCAGGCCGGGCCCTTACCGGGGGCAGCCCTTACAATGATGGGTGTGGGCTTGTTATTGAAAACGGCCCTTTTCCCCCTCCATTTCTGGCTGCCTCCGGCCCATGCTAATGCGCCTACGCCCGTTAGCAGCGTCCTCTCGGCGTTGGTGGTCAAAGCCACCTTTTATCTCTTGCTACGACTGTGGTTTACCGTTTTTCCGGAGACTACCACCGCAGCAGCCGCCAATCTGTTAGGGCTGTTGGGTGCCTTCGCCATCCTTTGGGGTTCTCTCCAGGCCCTGCAGACACAGCGCCTCAAGCTCCTTGTGGCTTACTCCACCGTGGCTCAGTTAGGTTATCTGTTTCTGGTTTTTCCCTTGACCCAAGAGACGGCCACTGCCTTCACCGCTTGGAGCGGTAGCCTTTATCACGCCCTAGCCCATGGCCTTGCTAAAGGGGGCATGTTTTTAGCCGCCGGCACCGTGCTGTATGCCCTGCGACACGATCGCATCCAAGACTTAGACGGCATCAGCCAGCACTTGCCCGTGACCCTCTTTGCCTTTGGGCTGGCGGGAGTAAGCCTCATGGGGCTGCCGCCCAGCGGCGGTTTCCTGGCCAAATGGTCTTTGCTTACCGCGGCTATTGCCAGCGACCAATGGGGGTGGGCCTTCATTATTGTGCTCGGCGGTTTGCTCGCCGCCGGTTATGTCTTTCGGGTATTGGCCCGCGCCTTCGCCCAAGTCCCCAGTACAGCCAATTACCGTCCCGTACCTTGGTTTATGGAATGGTCAGCCCTCCTGCTGGCCTTAATGGCCGTCGTCCTCGGTCTCATCGCCCAGACGCCCCTGACTCTCATCGGGATCGGCGCCCCGGTGCCTGATAAGGAGCTATTGCTGTGA
- a CDS encoding MnhB domain-containing protein: protein MTPKPRSSIETGIDPYRALLFSLLSILMAILVGGIMELAPVTPGLEPMVLAAKEPGGAINPVTAVLLIFRDYDTLLELTVLLLALIGVWSLGEAFLPPPRKPSDPILLDFLRLVIPLITLASLYLVWAGGSAAGGAFQGGALLGTIGVLLILSNLHEILFPLRIWLRFAAALGIAIFLTVAIIPLVAGGPLLETPPEWMKTKILWLEFPAALSIGVILAALFAGGRPRKGKKP from the coding sequence ATGACCCCGAAGCCTAGATCGTCAATTGAAACGGGGATAGACCCCTATCGGGCCCTGTTATTTTCGTTGCTATCGATCCTCATGGCTATCCTGGTAGGGGGAATCATGGAACTCGCCCCCGTCACACCGGGCCTGGAGCCCATGGTCCTCGCCGCCAAAGAACCCGGCGGGGCAATCAATCCGGTGACGGCGGTATTGCTGATATTTCGTGATTACGACACCTTGCTGGAACTTACCGTCTTGCTCCTTGCCCTGATCGGGGTCTGGTCCCTAGGAGAAGCTTTCCTCCCCCCTCCCAGGAAACCGTCTGATCCTATCCTGCTCGATTTTCTGCGGTTGGTGATTCCTCTGATTACCCTCGCCTCCCTTTATCTGGTCTGGGCCGGGGGAAGCGCTGCCGGCGGTGCTTTTCAGGGCGGGGCTCTGCTGGGGACTATCGGCGTACTCCTCATCCTCTCTAACCTCCATGAAATCCTATTCCCCTTGAGGATCTGGCTACGTTTTGCGGCTGCATTAGGCATCGCCATCTTCCTCACCGTGGCCATCATCCCCCTTGTTGCCGGAGGCCCCCTCTTGGAAACCCCTCCTGAGTGGATGAAAACCAAAATTTTGTGGCTGGAATTTCCCGCCGCCCTTTCCATTGGCGTTATCCTGGCTGCCCTTTTTGCCGGTGGCCGACCACGCAAAGGAAAAAAGCCATGA
- a CDS encoding monovalent cation/H+ antiporter complex subunit F, with protein MALFDLELVLSEILIVTIMVGLIRIVRGPTAADRMLTAQLFGTTSVAILLLLGEATDTPALQDVALVFALLAAIAGIAFVQRIWGIEPETHD; from the coding sequence ATGGCACTATTTGATTTGGAGTTGGTTCTTAGTGAAATTCTAATAGTCACCATCATGGTAGGCCTCATCCGGATAGTGCGAGGGCCTACGGCGGCGGACCGGATGCTCACAGCACAACTTTTTGGCACCACCAGCGTGGCTATTTTACTGCTATTGGGCGAAGCAACGGATACCCCTGCTTTGCAGGACGTGGCTTTAGTTTTTGCTCTCCTGGCAGCCATCGCCGGCATCGCCTTCGTGCAACGTATCTGGGGTATAGAACCCGAAACCCATGACTAG
- a CDS encoding complex I subunit 5 family protein yields MSLLLPLALILPLALALTWSVPALRPVITRLTPWAALPALAASFWLPAGVDLKVPWLLLGAHFGLDPTGTPFLSFTALLWWLAGLYGLRYQANDPQRDRFFFFYLLTMAGNLGLILAQDMLSFLLLFALMSIAAYGLVIHPGNQEARRAGRVYLSMVVIGEACLFSAMILLAVEMNTLEIVQTPVVSSDPVVLTLLLIGFGIKLGLLPLHFSLPPAYAATPTPGAAVLGGAMINAGLLGWLRFLPLGQMPLPSWGTGLIVAGLIAAFYGVLVGLAQREPKALLAYSSISQMGLITLGVGVGLVAPAQWPLVLTTLTLFALHHALAKGALFLGVGLARHGGGILVGLALLFPALTLAGAPFTSGAIAKTALKSLSHLAPSPWSDGLPGLLLASSIGTTLLMARFIDLTWPKDLKGRLPLGMWLPALGLLLAVDLATWLWPYADQAASASLKFSAIKSGGEAILLGIALFLLGALLCRRLEWRWFIPSGDILILIERWLRILARWTHQIIQPIPRLPSQLFTLPRRLDLHTTPTRLEAALQRWRNFGLLFLIIALVLYGTLIQQG; encoded by the coding sequence ATGAGCCTGCTGCTACCCTTGGCCCTGATTCTGCCTTTGGCCCTGGCCCTTACCTGGTCAGTGCCTGCTTTGCGCCCTGTGATCACTCGGCTCACTCCTTGGGCAGCCCTCCCGGCACTGGCAGCAAGTTTCTGGCTACCTGCGGGTGTGGACCTCAAAGTGCCCTGGTTGCTTTTAGGGGCACACTTTGGTTTAGATCCCACGGGGACCCCTTTTTTATCCTTTACTGCTTTGCTGTGGTGGCTAGCCGGCCTTTATGGCCTTCGTTACCAGGCCAATGATCCCCAGCGGGACCGGTTCTTCTTTTTCTATCTCCTCACTATGGCCGGCAATTTAGGGCTGATTCTGGCCCAAGACATGCTGAGCTTTCTGTTGCTATTCGCCCTCATGAGCATTGCCGCCTATGGCTTAGTCATCCACCCAGGGAACCAGGAAGCGAGGCGGGCCGGACGGGTTTATTTATCCATGGTGGTCATCGGCGAGGCCTGTCTCTTCTCGGCCATGATATTACTGGCCGTGGAGATGAATACCCTAGAGATAGTTCAAACCCCAGTGGTGAGTTCTGACCCGGTGGTCCTGACCCTTTTGTTGATAGGTTTTGGCATCAAGCTAGGACTCCTCCCCCTCCATTTCTCTTTGCCCCCAGCCTACGCGGCGACCCCCACGCCGGGGGCTGCGGTCTTAGGGGGGGCCATGATCAATGCCGGCCTGCTAGGCTGGCTGCGGTTCCTCCCCCTGGGCCAAATGCCGCTTCCCTCTTGGGGCACCGGTTTGATTGTGGCAGGACTTATTGCGGCTTTCTACGGCGTGCTGGTGGGCCTGGCCCAACGGGAACCCAAGGCCCTCCTCGCCTATTCCAGCATCAGCCAAATGGGGCTCATCACCCTGGGGGTGGGGGTGGGCCTCGTGGCACCGGCCCAGTGGCCCCTGGTACTTACCACCCTCACTCTCTTTGCCCTCCACCATGCCCTGGCCAAGGGAGCACTGTTCCTAGGCGTCGGGCTGGCTCGCCATGGCGGCGGGATCCTAGTGGGTTTGGCCCTCTTGTTTCCGGCGCTTACCTTAGCAGGCGCCCCTTTCACCAGCGGGGCCATTGCCAAAACAGCCTTAAAATCCCTCAGTCACCTAGCCCCCTCACCCTGGAGTGATGGGTTGCCCGGCCTGCTGTTGGCCTCCAGTATTGGGACTACCCTACTCATGGCCCGGTTTATTGACTTGACTTGGCCCAAGGACTTAAAAGGACGCTTACCCTTGGGGATGTGGCTGCCTGCCCTAGGGCTTTTGCTTGCCGTTGATCTTGCCACTTGGCTTTGGCCTTATGCCGATCAAGCCGCCTCAGCCTCCCTCAAATTTTCCGCAATCAAAAGCGGCGGGGAAGCCATTCTCCTCGGCATTGCGCTCTTCCTCCTAGGAGCTTTACTGTGCCGCCGACTTGAGTGGAGGTGGTTTATTCCTAGCGGCGATATTTTGATTCTGATTGAACGATGGTTAAGAATCCTTGCCCGCTGGACCCATCAGATCATTCAGCCGATCCCTCGCCTCCCGTCTCAACTTTTTACCCTGCCCCGAAGGTTAGATCTCCATACGACTCCCACCCGCCTGGAAGCCGCCTTGCAGCGCTGGAGAAACTTCGGACTCCTCTTCCTGATCATTGCCTTAGTACTCTATGGCACCCTGATACAACAGGGATAG
- a CDS encoding complex I subunit 5 family protein, with product MNWSFWLPLLILLSSLVPGIVIFFLPQYAHRARTTLNMAAATLKLLLVAFLIWGVFHQQHYETRLSLLPEIDLLLRADTLSVLFVALSSVLWFFTTLYAVGYLEGSPHRSRFFGFFSLCVSASVGIALAGNLMTFFIFYEMLTLSTYPLVIHRGTKEALRAGKIYLGYTLAGGVFFLVGMAWLRTLVGPLNFIQGGLLVNAPPVDPQTLTIIFALLIAGVGVKAALVPLHGWLPHAMVAPAPVSALLHAVAVVKAGVFGIVRIVDNVFGIEFVASLGLATPLAWVASFTIVYGSVRALFQDDLKRRLAYSTISQVSYIALGAAILNPVATIGAMSHLVHQGLMKITLFFCAGNLAETLGIHRISEMAGVGRRMPWTMTAFTLGALGMIGVPPLAGFISKWYLGNGAVLAGDPWVLVILALSSVLNAAYFLPILYIAWFKPQKNPWPEEVSHGRFETSWMLLLPPLVTAAMVLAAGLLAHAPFSPAEWARLIAEREYHRYPL from the coding sequence GTGAATTGGAGCTTCTGGCTACCGCTGCTTATCCTGCTAAGCTCCCTGGTGCCTGGGATCGTGATTTTTTTCCTCCCCCAGTACGCCCATAGGGCGCGCACTACCCTCAACATGGCGGCAGCTACCCTCAAATTGCTCCTAGTGGCCTTTTTAATCTGGGGCGTCTTCCACCAACAACACTATGAGACCCGACTGTCCCTATTGCCAGAAATAGATCTGTTGCTTCGGGCCGATACCCTGTCGGTACTATTTGTGGCCCTTTCTTCAGTCTTGTGGTTTTTTACTACCCTCTATGCCGTAGGCTATCTGGAAGGATCGCCCCATCGGAGCCGTTTTTTTGGCTTTTTTAGCCTTTGTGTCAGCGCCAGTGTAGGCATTGCCCTCGCCGGCAACCTGATGACCTTTTTTATTTTTTACGAAATGCTGACCCTCTCCACCTATCCTCTAGTGATCCACCGGGGGACGAAAGAGGCCCTGCGTGCTGGCAAGATCTATCTAGGCTACACCTTAGCCGGTGGCGTGTTCTTTTTGGTCGGCATGGCCTGGCTCCGAACCCTGGTGGGGCCGCTTAACTTCATTCAGGGGGGACTGCTGGTAAATGCTCCTCCCGTGGACCCCCAAACGCTGACCATCATCTTTGCTTTACTTATCGCTGGGGTGGGAGTCAAAGCAGCCCTGGTGCCTTTGCATGGTTGGCTCCCCCACGCTATGGTGGCACCAGCGCCGGTTAGCGCTCTCCTGCACGCGGTTGCAGTGGTGAAAGCAGGCGTCTTCGGCATTGTCCGGATAGTGGACAATGTCTTTGGGATTGAATTCGTGGCCAGTTTGGGCCTGGCAACACCCCTGGCTTGGGTGGCTTCCTTTACCATTGTCTATGGCTCGGTGCGGGCCCTGTTCCAGGATGATCTCAAACGCCGGTTGGCCTATTCCACCATCAGTCAAGTCTCTTATATTGCCCTCGGCGCTGCTATCTTAAATCCAGTGGCCACCATCGGGGCCATGTCCCACCTGGTACATCAGGGACTGATGAAAATCACCCTGTTTTTTTGTGCCGGGAATCTGGCCGAAACCCTGGGAATCCATCGTATCAGCGAAATGGCAGGCGTTGGGCGACGCATGCCCTGGACCATGACTGCCTTTACTCTCGGCGCCTTAGGGATGATTGGCGTCCCACCCTTGGCCGGCTTTATCAGCAAATGGTATCTGGGTAACGGGGCCGTCTTGGCGGGAGACCCTTGGGTATTAGTGATTTTGGCCCTTAGCAGCGTCTTGAATGCCGCCTATTTTCTGCCCATTCTTTATATCGCCTGGTTCAAGCCCCAGAAAAACCCTTGGCCCGAAGAGGTTTCCCACGGTCGTTTCGAAACCTCTTGGATGCTGCTCCTGCCGCCACTGGTCACCGCGGCCATGGTCCTGGCTGCCGGCCTTCTGGCCCATGCCCCCTTTAGCCCCGCCGAGTGGGCCCGCCTTATTGCCGAGCGAGAATACCACCGTTACCCTTTATGA
- a CDS encoding Na+/H+ antiporter subunit E, with amino-acid sequence MKLHSQSKRDQAFLFPVLGRILLFAGLWWILTGGDPTSWGVGIPAVLATTYVSLQLSRRKFFRLNYFSLLRFILFFLCQSLRAGIDVAKRVLQPRLPLNPGLVEFSTQLPPETPARTLLVYTINLLPGTLVARIHRHRLTLHVLDTQAPIIDEVQTLETRIATLFRLKHTNIETNENTGNGNGTI; translated from the coding sequence GTGAAACTACACTCGCAAAGTAAACGCGATCAAGCCTTCTTGTTCCCCGTCCTCGGGCGAATTTTACTCTTCGCCGGGCTATGGTGGATCCTAACTGGCGGCGATCCCACCTCCTGGGGAGTGGGAATACCTGCTGTCTTAGCAACGACCTATGTCAGCCTACAGCTTTCCCGTAGAAAATTTTTCCGTTTAAATTATTTTAGTTTACTACGTTTTATCCTCTTTTTTTTGTGTCAATCACTGCGCGCTGGCATCGATGTGGCGAAACGGGTACTCCAGCCGCGGTTACCCCTCAACCCTGGCCTGGTGGAATTTTCAACCCAACTCCCCCCGGAGACTCCCGCTCGCACCCTGCTTGTCTATACCATCAATCTGTTGCCCGGTACCCTAGTGGCACGCATCCATCGCCATCGCCTCACTCTCCATGTCTTAGACACCCAGGCGCCGATTATCGACGAAGTCCAGACCCTTGAAACCCGCATTGCAACCCTGTTCCGTTTAAAGCACACTAATATCGAGACGAACGAGAACACCGGGAATGGGAATGGCACTATTTGA
- a CDS encoding cytochrome-c peroxidase produces the protein MKWNPSLAGGLALLTTTLLLVSGEPARGNGTEERGPHGALPMNVQVTIFDKLLADRDVTQPPPEVDPIFWQEVIIPQDNAMTPERVTLGKKLFFDTRLSRDGTVACATCHDVSRGFTDQRRVSEGVGGALGQRNAPTTMNAMFMQTQFLDGRVPSLEEQAKLPIVNPIEMAHPNQQKALAAIAGDPEYQNLFQAAYGAAPNYEDLARAIAAFERTQVFLSAPFDRFLAGEEKAISEEAKRGWALFNGKARCVSCHHMNPSNPIGTDNRFHNIGVAARYQDFEQLARRALEALEKEGGIETVDQLALETDLSELGRFLVTKDRGDIGAFKTLQLRNIALTAPYMHDGSMQTLWDVMDHYNKGGEPNPFLDGGIEPLALSEEEIDALVAWMFTLTDERFADQNQAIFAEQRQQAKKARPFRDKDMAARRVLPFERRVKGED, from the coding sequence GTGAAGTGGAACCCATCCCTCGCCGGGGGTCTGGCCTTATTGACGACTACCTTACTTCTAGTCAGTGGGGAACCCGCCCGAGGAAACGGCACTGAAGAACGAGGCCCCCATGGCGCGTTGCCCATGAACGTCCAAGTCACCATTTTCGATAAGCTCCTTGCGGATCGAGATGTGACCCAGCCCCCCCCGGAAGTTGATCCCATCTTTTGGCAGGAAGTTATCATCCCCCAAGATAACGCCATGACTCCCGAACGGGTAACTCTGGGCAAGAAATTGTTCTTTGATACCCGCCTTTCCAGGGATGGAACCGTCGCCTGTGCCACTTGCCACGATGTGAGCCGAGGCTTTACCGACCAACGGAGAGTCTCGGAAGGGGTCGGCGGTGCACTGGGTCAACGCAATGCACCAACCACCATGAACGCCATGTTCATGCAAACCCAATTCTTGGATGGCCGGGTACCGAGTCTGGAAGAGCAAGCCAAGTTGCCTATCGTCAACCCCATTGAGATGGCCCATCCTAATCAGCAAAAAGCACTCGCTGCCATTGCCGGTGATCCTGAATATCAAAACCTATTCCAGGCCGCCTATGGGGCGGCGCCGAACTATGAAGATCTCGCTCGCGCTATTGCGGCCTTTGAGCGAACTCAGGTCTTTCTTAGCGCCCCCTTCGATCGTTTTCTGGCGGGTGAGGAAAAAGCGATTTCAGAAGAGGCGAAACGGGGCTGGGCCCTCTTTAATGGCAAGGCCCGCTGTGTAAGTTGCCACCACATGAATCCCTCTAATCCCATCGGCACGGACAACCGCTTTCACAATATTGGCGTGGCGGCCCGCTATCAGGATTTTGAGCAATTGGCCCGTCGGGCATTGGAAGCCCTAGAAAAAGAAGGGGGAATAGAAACCGTGGATCAACTAGCGTTGGAAACGGATCTCTCTGAACTAGGCCGGTTTTTGGTCACTAAAGACCGGGGTGATATTGGCGCCTTTAAAACCCTGCAACTGCGCAATATCGCTTTAACCGCACCTTATATGCATGACGGCTCCATGCAAACCTTATGGGATGTCATGGACCACTACAACAAGGGAGGTGAGCCCAATCCCTTTCTGGATGGCGGCATCGAACCCCTAGCCTTGAGCGAAGAGGAAATCGACGCCCTGGTAGCATGGATGTTTACCCTGACCGATGAGCGCTTTGCCGATCAAAACCAAGCAATTTTTGCAGAACAGCGCCAGCAGGCCAAGAAAGCCCGTCCTTTCCGGGACAAAGATATGGCAGCGCGCCGGGTATTGCCATTTGAGCGTCGGGTGAAGGGGGAAGACTAA
- a CDS encoding Na+/H+ antiporter subunit C, translated as MMLTPVLLYILTGIGLFIIGLYALLAYPHLLRKILAFNIMASGVFLVYVAAASRTPEGMPDPVPQAMVLTGIVVASASMLLGLALATRFKAITGRAELEDESPSE; from the coding sequence ATGATGCTAACGCCCGTTTTACTCTATATCTTGACTGGAATTGGGCTGTTTATCATCGGCCTATACGCCCTCTTGGCCTACCCTCATCTGCTGCGCAAAATTCTGGCCTTCAACATCATGGCCAGCGGGGTTTTTTTGGTCTATGTGGCGGCTGCCTCCCGCACCCCCGAAGGGATGCCCGATCCCGTTCCTCAAGCGATGGTACTTACCGGAATTGTAGTCGCCTCGGCTTCCATGTTGCTAGGGCTGGCTCTTGCCACCCGATTTAAAGCCATCACTGGCCGGGCAGAACTTGAGGATGAGTCCCCCTCGGAATGA